In Thermococcus camini, a genomic segment contains:
- a CDS encoding ABC transporter ATP-binding protein — protein sequence MVDVKLENIVKTFGETVALKGIDLHIKAGELFTLLGPSGCGKSTTLRIIAGLDFPDSGTIHFGDEEVTYLPSSKRGAVLVFQNYALWPHMTVFDNVAYGLKLKKLPKDEIKKKVEWALELVKLEGFADRYPTQLSGGQQQRVAIARALVVEPKVLLLDEPLSNLDAKLRLEMRSEIRRIQRELGITVIYVTHDQEEAMAISDRIAVMNVGTVEQVGTPKEIYESPRTEFVASFMGKTNVIPAKVVERNGDRVSVEFEGIRLDGLYYTDKSDDVVIVIRPERIKLKPVENAVSFTGTVDLIEYYGFFIEVVGLFGDTRIIARTISDREIAGLRPLQQVTFYVERDDIIVLPKQRL from the coding sequence ATGGTTGATGTCAAGCTTGAGAACATCGTCAAAACCTTCGGAGAAACGGTTGCCCTTAAGGGGATAGACCTTCATATAAAGGCCGGGGAGCTCTTCACCCTGCTCGGACCGAGCGGGTGTGGAAAGTCCACAACGCTGAGAATCATAGCCGGCCTGGACTTCCCGGACAGCGGAACAATACACTTCGGCGACGAGGAGGTCACCTACCTCCCGTCCAGCAAGCGCGGTGCGGTGCTCGTCTTCCAGAACTACGCCCTGTGGCCCCACATGACGGTCTTTGACAACGTCGCCTATGGCCTGAAGCTCAAGAAGCTTCCAAAGGACGAGATAAAGAAGAAGGTCGAGTGGGCCCTCGAACTCGTCAAGCTCGAGGGCTTCGCGGACCGCTATCCTACACAGCTTTCCGGAGGTCAGCAGCAGCGTGTCGCAATAGCTAGAGCTTTGGTCGTCGAGCCCAAGGTTCTCCTTCTGGACGAGCCGCTGAGCAACCTCGACGCCAAGCTCAGGCTTGAAATGCGCTCTGAGATAAGGAGAATCCAGCGCGAGCTCGGCATTACCGTCATCTACGTCACCCACGACCAGGAGGAGGCGATGGCCATAAGCGACAGGATTGCCGTCATGAACGTCGGAACCGTCGAGCAGGTCGGAACGCCGAAGGAGATATACGAAAGCCCGAGGACTGAATTCGTCGCCAGCTTCATGGGCAAGACCAACGTCATCCCGGCCAAGGTTGTCGAGAGGAACGGCGATCGCGTTTCCGTCGAGTTCGAGGGCATAAGGCTCGACGGCCTCTACTACACTGACAAGAGCGACGACGTCGTCATAGTCATCAGGCCCGAGAGGATAAAGCTCAAGCCCGTCGAGAACGCGGTCTCATTCACCGGGACCGTTGACCTCATCGAGTACTACGGATTCTTCATCGAGGTCGTCGGTCTCTTCGGGGACACCAGGATCATCGCCAGAACCATCAGCGACAGGGAGATAGCGGGACTCAGGCCGCTCCAGCAGGTGACGTTCTACGTCGAGAGGGACGACATCATCGTCCTCCCGAAGCAGAGGCTTTAA
- a CDS encoding metallophosphoesterase — MKAGKLMALLVALLTIAAVPVSTVWAASSSVAPGEILVQPLPGVPAIGKPGDVVEIQPAEGVAIQSLQIVSILHGPYDLEIVGTENGVIKAKIPEEAVPDVYFLVVRSDKGEVTIPNGVWVMKNAPTVLRIAHGSDLHVTSGSKMGFVCGDYFQKSIPEILKYCKHPYAMHSYTAHDSFMTYYAMTGAGGENVVNLIISTGDDVDTNGDSEGYKMFDTGIIHGTAAGMPFISIKGNHDHPPTYYNKYVGPRYFYEVIGDFIIIGLDSRGEERHPELEQLQWMENVLESHPNKTVIVLVHHPFWYSTPDGKWGGTIKGYTAFDDGDWNALTKFISWDWEGKNGEYDEIARTFLQLVEKYNVRLVLAGHIHKDKPVLYIDKNGEKHWFYTVTTTGAPDKTSNPPSQADQSRGYTTPSWYGSQVIYVYENGTVKFPLAGDVLHEGISSLPIPQKFIVYRQNGEDGTAVRFVNELGEDVSGPFVLEIPAGAKVDPEHTNITYTVLGEREIGGTYYMLLNVTVPQGVSQITVVKEADTQAPEVKIGYLMPGKPKPGQRFKVYVTANDNVGIRDMKVQVISDGKVLAEYSAFSMKPAEVDATYYTEIPGVDATEFTIKVIATDFYDNTGEATYTVGGSATTSPSQTTTESGGSTCGPAFIVGLALLPVLLRKRK, encoded by the coding sequence ATGAAGGCAGGCAAGCTTATGGCTCTTTTGGTGGCCCTGCTTACCATAGCGGCGGTTCCAGTGAGCACCGTCTGGGCCGCTTCAAGCAGCGTGGCACCGGGAGAGATCCTCGTTCAGCCGCTCCCGGGAGTTCCAGCGATAGGAAAGCCAGGGGACGTCGTTGAAATCCAGCCAGCGGAGGGCGTTGCAATTCAGTCCCTCCAGATAGTCTCGATACTCCACGGACCCTATGACCTTGAAATCGTCGGCACCGAGAACGGCGTCATCAAGGCCAAGATACCTGAGGAAGCGGTTCCGGACGTCTACTTCCTCGTCGTCAGGAGCGACAAGGGCGAGGTCACGATACCCAACGGAGTGTGGGTCATGAAGAACGCCCCAACGGTTCTCAGGATAGCCCACGGCAGCGACCTTCACGTCACCAGCGGCTCAAAGATGGGATTCGTCTGCGGGGACTACTTCCAGAAGAGCATCCCGGAGATACTCAAGTACTGCAAGCATCCCTACGCAATGCACAGCTACACCGCCCACGACAGCTTCATGACGTACTATGCAATGACTGGAGCGGGCGGCGAGAACGTTGTTAACCTCATAATAAGCACCGGCGACGACGTCGATACCAACGGCGACAGCGAAGGATACAAGATGTTTGACACGGGTATAATCCACGGCACCGCCGCCGGTATGCCCTTCATAAGCATCAAGGGCAACCACGACCACCCGCCGACCTACTACAACAAGTACGTTGGCCCCAGGTACTTCTACGAGGTCATCGGGGACTTCATCATCATAGGCCTCGACAGCAGGGGCGAGGAGAGGCACCCCGAGCTTGAGCAGCTCCAGTGGATGGAGAACGTGCTTGAGAGCCACCCCAACAAGACGGTCATAGTCCTCGTCCACCACCCGTTCTGGTACAGCACCCCCGACGGCAAGTGGGGCGGAACCATAAAGGGCTACACGGCCTTTGACGACGGTGACTGGAACGCCCTGACCAAGTTCATAAGCTGGGACTGGGAGGGCAAGAACGGCGAGTACGATGAGATAGCCAGAACCTTCCTCCAGCTTGTCGAGAAGTACAACGTCAGGCTCGTCCTTGCCGGGCACATCCACAAGGACAAGCCGGTTCTCTACATCGACAAGAACGGCGAGAAGCACTGGTTCTACACCGTCACCACCACCGGCGCCCCGGACAAGACCAGCAACCCGCCGAGCCAGGCCGACCAGAGCAGGGGCTACACCACCCCGAGCTGGTACGGCTCGCAGGTCATCTACGTCTATGAAAACGGCACCGTGAAGTTCCCGCTCGCCGGCGACGTCCTTCACGAGGGCATAAGCTCCCTTCCGATACCGCAGAAGTTCATAGTTTACAGGCAGAACGGTGAAGACGGAACCGCGGTCAGGTTCGTGAACGAGCTGGGCGAAGATGTCAGCGGGCCCTTCGTCCTCGAGATACCCGCGGGAGCCAAGGTTGATCCGGAGCATACCAACATAACCTACACCGTCCTCGGCGAGAGAGAAATCGGCGGAACCTACTACATGCTCCTCAACGTCACTGTTCCCCAGGGCGTCAGCCAGATAACCGTTGTCAAGGAAGCCGACACCCAGGCTCCGGAGGTTAAGATAGGCTACCTCATGCCGGGCAAGCCCAAGCCGGGACAGAGGTTCAAGGTCTACGTCACCGCCAACGACAACGTCGGAATCAGGGACATGAAGGTGCAGGTAATCAGCGACGGCAAGGTTCTGGCAGAGTACTCGGCGTTCTCGATGAAGCCGGCAGAGGTCGATGCAACATACTACACCGAGATCCCGGGCGTTGATGCAACCGAGTTCACCATAAAGGTGATCGCGACCGACTTCTATGACAACACCGGCGAGGCGACCTACACCGTCGGCGGAAGTGCAACTACCAGCCCGAGCCAGACGACCACTGAGAGCGGGGGAAGCACCTGCGGCCCGGCCTTCATCGTGGGCCTTGCACTCCTCCCGGTTCTTCTCAGGAAGAGGAAGTGA
- a CDS encoding ABC transporter substrate-binding protein, producing the protein MKKPVAIGFILLLALSVVASGCISGGNGGETSGITLVIVTRHDATIQYMVKQTFLQSDIAKQYNIEDIKFIKVPESLWPSYIDKGADVGWGGGPTLFDDLYKANYLAPITDEKVLGLLGNPLPTELAGMPMVRKDDDGKVYWIAAALSSFGYTINKKQLEKWNLPVPEKWEDIASEEWALNPPQYGIADPTRSTSNTRIYQIILQAFGWEEGWRIMTLITANSKVYLASDAVRDAVINGEIAAGNTIDFYGYTAMQQNPDCQYIVPKGESIINGDPIALLKNAKHPEAAQAFIYWVLTEGQAVWMSPDVNRLPINPQIFDMTITKTYADVIFKGQNEGKTYGEARPALEKAYDDAIHAEGIPFDDKRALETVSALQYYFKATLVDPNQKLHDAWVAIVQAHKQGKITDEQFKQLKDELTAPIEFKDPETGQTVTFTEEYAKKINNRIVKDRNFQDQLVQEWRQGAMDKYQKVLDDLKGMLG; encoded by the coding sequence ATGAAGAAGCCCGTGGCAATTGGCTTTATCCTGCTTCTTGCCCTCAGCGTCGTGGCCAGCGGCTGCATAAGCGGAGGAAACGGCGGTGAAACCTCCGGAATAACCCTTGTCATCGTTACCAGGCACGACGCGACCATACAGTACATGGTCAAGCAGACCTTCCTCCAGAGCGATATCGCCAAGCAGTACAACATCGAGGACATCAAGTTCATCAAAGTCCCGGAGAGCCTCTGGCCCAGCTACATAGACAAAGGAGCCGACGTTGGCTGGGGAGGAGGACCGACGCTCTTTGACGACCTCTACAAGGCAAACTACCTCGCCCCGATAACCGACGAGAAGGTTCTCGGTCTCCTCGGCAACCCGCTCCCCACCGAGCTCGCGGGAATGCCCATGGTCAGGAAAGACGATGACGGCAAAGTTTACTGGATAGCCGCGGCGCTCTCCTCCTTCGGATATACCATCAACAAGAAGCAGCTCGAGAAGTGGAACCTTCCGGTTCCGGAGAAGTGGGAGGACATAGCCAGTGAGGAGTGGGCTCTCAACCCGCCGCAGTACGGCATAGCCGACCCGACCAGGAGCACCTCCAACACTAGGATATACCAGATAATCCTCCAGGCCTTCGGCTGGGAGGAGGGCTGGCGCATCATGACCCTCATCACGGCCAACTCCAAGGTTTACCTCGCCAGCGATGCCGTCAGGGACGCCGTTATCAACGGCGAGATAGCGGCAGGAAACACCATCGACTTCTACGGTTACACCGCCATGCAGCAGAACCCCGACTGCCAGTACATAGTCCCGAAGGGAGAGAGCATCATAAACGGTGACCCGATAGCGCTCCTCAAGAACGCCAAGCACCCCGAGGCGGCTCAGGCCTTCATCTACTGGGTCCTCACCGAGGGCCAGGCCGTATGGATGAGCCCCGACGTGAACAGGCTCCCGATCAACCCGCAGATATTCGACATGACCATCACCAAGACCTACGCGGACGTCATCTTCAAGGGCCAGAACGAGGGCAAGACCTACGGCGAGGCCAGGCCCGCCCTTGAGAAGGCCTACGATGACGCCATACACGCCGAGGGAATACCCTTCGATGACAAGCGCGCTCTTGAGACCGTGAGCGCACTTCAGTACTACTTCAAGGCCACCCTCGTTGACCCGAACCAGAAGCTTCACGACGCATGGGTTGCTATAGTCCAGGCCCACAAGCAGGGCAAGATAACCGATGAGCAGTTCAAGCAGCTCAAGGACGAGCTCACCGCCCCGATAGAGTTCAAGGATCCCGAGACCGGCCAGACCGTTACCTTCACCGAGGAGTACGCCAAGAAGATAAACAACAGGATCGTCAAGGACAGGAACTTCCAGGACCAGCTCGTCCAGGAGTGGCGTCAGGGCGCCATGGACAAGTATCAGAAGGTACTCGACGACCTCAAGGGCATGCTCGGTTGA
- a CDS encoding DUF447 domain-containing protein: MRGFLEFLNEGQVYEVLLVTRSNATPVGVVRGGNKLFFKLFGGKSAKELRGHPYASVQVTNDVELIVKLALNLPVELEFENRGAHRWIRGLPGVYGPVMFTEEVHEDHLGKTPVLRCSLEPEGIIDGRLPPKPLSRADWYLLEMAVDFTRLEVALRNGKMEGARKLRGRIVENYSSYRRFGGSSELAEIIRAALDGSG; the protein is encoded by the coding sequence ATGCGTGGATTTCTGGAGTTCCTCAACGAGGGGCAGGTCTACGAGGTTCTGCTCGTCACGAGGTCAAATGCCACTCCTGTGGGCGTTGTAAGGGGCGGAAACAAACTGTTTTTCAAGCTCTTTGGTGGAAAAAGTGCAAAGGAACTGAGGGGGCATCCATACGCGTCGGTTCAGGTGACCAACGACGTTGAGCTGATCGTAAAGCTCGCCCTCAACCTGCCGGTGGAGCTTGAGTTCGAGAACAGGGGGGCGCACAGGTGGATACGGGGACTACCCGGGGTTTACGGGCCGGTCATGTTCACCGAGGAAGTCCACGAGGACCATCTGGGGAAAACCCCCGTTTTGAGGTGTTCGCTGGAGCCGGAGGGAATCATCGATGGAAGACTGCCCCCCAAACCACTTAGCAGGGCTGACTGGTACCTCCTGGAGATGGCCGTGGACTTCACCCGGCTGGAGGTTGCCCTGAGGAACGGGAAGATGGAGGGCGCCAGGAAGCTGCGCGGAAGGATAGTCGAGAACTATTCATCCTACCGGCGGTTCGGGGGGAGCTCGGAGCTGGCGGAGATCATAAGGGCTGCACTGGACGGAAGTGGGTAA
- a CDS encoding CGP-CTERM sorting domain-containing protein: MRKAAIILAVFVFFGVFGFAMASATTVGVDLAHGESDKGLAVLTDKDGNVLAEGMIKTIGDVSWAYIGPAEKADELGIKQLGEKITYDAIKDVDFLILGQPTQAFSPDEVQAIVQWWNDGNRILWVAGDSDYGDGPQRIDFVDTILDAIGANLRLDQCSAEDATSNAGAGYRVIGLVNPDSGTPDKDMLTKDFKNGGKVLFHGPGVVAYVDENGNWQKLHGGIADGIYIIVTTSADGQIVENTDPAAQAYTAGDAGEFPLMAVQLFEDKKNVLVVSGETPYGGYEPMWSPSYHGVDLDGPQFVTNFIHWAISVQQNLGKEEGGGGSTCGPAALIGLALIPLALYRRRK, translated from the coding sequence ATGAGGAAGGCTGCAATAATACTTGCGGTGTTTGTTTTCTTTGGTGTTTTTGGATTTGCCATGGCCAGTGCTACGACCGTCGGTGTTGATCTCGCCCACGGCGAGAGCGACAAGGGTCTGGCGGTTCTGACCGACAAGGACGGCAACGTTCTCGCTGAGGGGATGATAAAGACCATCGGCGACGTCAGCTGGGCTTACATTGGACCGGCGGAGAAGGCTGACGAGCTTGGAATCAAGCAGCTCGGGGAGAAGATAACCTACGACGCCATCAAGGACGTGGACTTCCTTATCCTCGGCCAGCCGACCCAGGCCTTCAGCCCGGACGAGGTTCAGGCCATCGTCCAGTGGTGGAACGACGGAAACAGGATCCTATGGGTTGCCGGGGATTCGGACTATGGTGACGGCCCGCAGAGGATCGACTTCGTGGATACCATTCTCGATGCCATCGGTGCCAACCTCAGGCTCGACCAGTGCTCCGCTGAAGATGCTACCAGCAACGCTGGAGCCGGCTACCGTGTTATAGGCCTCGTCAACCCGGACAGCGGAACCCCTGACAAGGACATGCTTACCAAGGACTTCAAGAACGGTGGCAAGGTTCTCTTCCACGGGCCGGGTGTTGTCGCTTACGTCGATGAGAACGGCAACTGGCAGAAACTCCACGGCGGAATAGCCGATGGAATATACATCATCGTCACCACCAGCGCCGACGGCCAGATCGTTGAGAACACCGACCCGGCGGCCCAGGCTTACACCGCCGGCGACGCCGGTGAGTTCCCGCTCATGGCCGTTCAGCTCTTCGAGGACAAGAAGAACGTCCTCGTTGTCAGCGGTGAGACCCCCTACGGCGGCTACGAGCCGATGTGGAGCCCGAGCTACCACGGCGTTGACCTCGACGGCCCGCAGTTCGTCACCAACTTCATCCACTGGGCCATCAGCGTCCAGCAGAACCTTGGCAAGGAGGAAGGTGGCGGCGGAAGCACCTGTGGTCCGGCAGCTCTGATCGGTCTCGCCCTGATTCCGCTTGCCCTCTACCGGAGGAGGAAGTGA
- a CDS encoding ABC transporter permease, with amino-acid sequence MKVSKWSERLFGTPLFDPVVTTSFLFPLLYLVAFLIIPVLAMLAVAFEYNGHFSFHWFTSILTSEYYISGPTGEFSRLVTLPSGEQIYYIQGVDFGVILNSIIVSLSVMILTTILGTIFAFVMARYDFPGKNIVRILLFVPLLVTPFVNVFIVKKMFLPNGLINWLFYDILHVFPHRIVIDGLVGVIVAQAMTYYPIVYLNAYASFINIDPTLEEQAENLGSRGFHLFRTVTFPLALPGIAAGATLVGIFSLEDLAAPIVFQGNPLARKLMSFQIYSAFTSGFNVGSPQLAALALIMLTIAILMFLGIRKYVSLRQYAMLSKGGRWKPRVARPKGWQAVLIYLVVLPMLLISIFPQVGVVLLAFSESWVGTWPEGFTTAHIQSIITQPDIERVIMNSIMYSTAAIIVIILLSLTASYASSRFKKSQLGPVLDSLSTIPIAVPGIVIAMSYFFFFAKVFPDTPLDPTNLLGFNPAMVLVLAYSIRRLPFAARSISAGIQQVHVSLEEAALNLGAGRWKALTGILMPLILLNLLGGAMLSFVYCMSETSVGITLGSINPDYYPITARMVELMTSAVGSANLAAALGVFLMTVQIIAIVLANVITKQRYSFIGLT; translated from the coding sequence ATGAAGGTAAGCAAGTGGAGCGAGAGACTCTTTGGAACACCCCTGTTTGATCCGGTCGTCACGACTTCGTTCCTGTTCCCACTCCTGTACCTGGTGGCCTTCCTGATAATCCCAGTACTGGCAATGCTTGCGGTGGCCTTCGAGTACAACGGTCACTTCTCATTCCACTGGTTCACCAGCATACTGACGTCGGAGTACTACATCAGCGGGCCGACGGGGGAGTTCTCCAGACTGGTCACCCTTCCCAGCGGGGAGCAGATATACTACATTCAGGGTGTTGATTTTGGGGTTATTCTCAACTCCATAATAGTCTCCCTGAGCGTCATGATCCTGACCACGATACTGGGGACCATCTTCGCCTTCGTCATGGCGCGCTACGACTTCCCGGGCAAGAACATCGTCAGGATTCTGCTCTTCGTGCCGCTCCTCGTTACGCCCTTCGTCAACGTCTTCATCGTTAAGAAGATGTTCCTTCCCAACGGTCTGATAAACTGGCTGTTCTACGATATCCTTCACGTATTCCCGCACAGAATCGTTATCGACGGCCTCGTGGGCGTTATAGTCGCTCAGGCGATGACCTACTATCCAATAGTTTACCTCAACGCCTACGCGAGCTTCATCAACATCGACCCCACCCTTGAGGAGCAGGCCGAGAATCTTGGAAGCAGGGGCTTCCACCTCTTCAGAACCGTTACGTTCCCGCTCGCCCTCCCGGGAATAGCTGCCGGTGCAACCCTCGTCGGAATCTTCAGCCTTGAGGACCTCGCCGCGCCGATAGTCTTCCAGGGCAACCCGCTCGCCAGGAAGCTCATGTCCTTCCAGATCTACAGCGCCTTCACCAGCGGTTTCAACGTTGGAAGCCCGCAGCTCGCCGCCCTCGCGCTCATAATGCTCACCATCGCTATTCTGATGTTCCTTGGTATCAGAAAGTACGTCAGCCTGCGCCAGTACGCCATGCTCAGCAAGGGCGGACGGTGGAAGCCGAGAGTTGCCAGGCCCAAGGGCTGGCAGGCGGTTCTCATATACCTCGTCGTCCTTCCGATGCTCCTCATCTCGATATTCCCGCAGGTCGGTGTCGTGCTCCTCGCCTTCAGCGAGAGCTGGGTCGGAACCTGGCCGGAGGGCTTTACTACCGCGCACATTCAGAGCATTATAACCCAGCCGGACATTGAACGCGTTATCATGAACAGCATCATGTATTCCACTGCAGCAATAATCGTCATCATCCTCCTGTCTCTCACCGCCTCCTACGCCTCCAGCAGGTTCAAGAAGAGTCAGCTCGGGCCCGTTCTCGACAGCCTCTCAACGATACCCATAGCCGTTCCGGGTATCGTTATAGCAATGAGCTACTTCTTCTTCTTCGCCAAGGTGTTCCCGGACACGCCCCTCGACCCCACGAACCTGCTCGGCTTCAACCCGGCGATGGTTCTCGTGCTGGCGTACTCAATCAGGCGTCTGCCCTTCGCGGCGCGCTCCATCTCGGCCGGAATCCAGCAGGTTCACGTGTCCCTCGAGGAGGCGGCGCTCAACCTTGGTGCCGGAAGGTGGAAGGCGCTGACGGGAATCCTCATGCCGCTGATACTCCTGAACCTGCTTGGAGGAGCCATGCTGAGCTTCGTCTACTGTATGAGCGAGACCAGCGTAGGCATCACCCTCGGTTCCATCAACCCCGACTACTACCCGATAACCGCCAGGATGGTCGAGCTCATGACGAGCGCCGTTGGAAGCGCGAACCTCGCGGCCGCGCTCGGTGTTTTCCTCATGACGGTGCAGATTATAGCAATAGTCCTGGCAAACGTGATAACCAAGCAGAGGTACTCATTCATAGGTCTCACATGA
- a CDS encoding Lrp/AsnC family transcriptional regulator, with the protein MPGIDEKDREILRILRKEGRITLTELGKRVGLSPASVKNRVEKLEKLGAIRGYSAIVDPAFLDEYVQAFFELKLAIDDHTIDPILRRIARLEEVQSLYRRSGERQILVRASFHDTDEVKAFAGRLKRFFGKNLERVEVTLIIDTFKENWVSGEGKRR; encoded by the coding sequence ATGCCGGGAATAGACGAGAAGGACAGGGAGATACTCAGAATCCTCCGGAAGGAGGGCAGGATAACCCTAACCGAGCTCGGGAAGAGAGTTGGCCTATCCCCGGCGAGCGTGAAGAACAGGGTAGAAAAGCTGGAGAAGCTCGGGGCAATTAGGGGCTACTCAGCCATCGTTGACCCTGCCTTCCTCGACGAATACGTTCAGGCGTTCTTTGAGCTGAAGCTTGCCATAGACGACCACACTATCGACCCGATTCTGCGACGGATTGCCAGGCTGGAGGAGGTTCAGAGCCTTTACCGGCGCAGCGGCGAGAGGCAGATACTCGTAAGGGCGAGCTTCCACGACACGGATGAGGTCAAGGCCTTTGCCGGAAGGCTCAAACGGTTCTTTGGCAAAAACCTTGAGCGGGTGGAGGTTACGCTCATAATAGACACCTTTAAGGAGAACTGGGTGTCCGGTGAGGGCAAGAGGCGCTGA
- a CDS encoding tyrosine--tRNA ligase, whose translation MDIEKRMELIGRKPTEELLTAENLRHLLEVGVPMQHYIGFEISGYIHLGTGLMAGAKIADLQKAGIKTRIFLADWHSWINDKLGGDLEVIQKVALSYFKEGMKQSIKVMGGDPDKVEFVLASEILEKGDYWQTVIDISKNVTLARMMRSITIMGRQMGEAIDFAKLIYPAMQVADIYYQGVTIAHAGMDQRKAHVIAIEVAQKLKYHALEWKGEKLKPVALHHHLLLGLQEPPVWPIESEEQFKELKTQMKMSKSKPYSAVFIHDTPEEIKQKLRKAFCPAREVRYNPVLDWAEYIIFREEPTEFTIHRPAKFGGDVTYTTIEELKRDFAEGKLHPLDLKNAVAEYLIELLKPVRDYFERNPEPLELMREIKITR comes from the coding sequence ATGGACATCGAAAAGAGGATGGAACTTATTGGGAGAAAGCCAACGGAGGAGCTTCTGACCGCGGAGAACCTCAGGCACCTGCTCGAAGTCGGCGTTCCGATGCAGCACTACATCGGATTTGAGATAAGCGGTTACATTCATCTGGGAACCGGTTTGATGGCCGGGGCGAAGATAGCCGACCTTCAGAAGGCTGGAATCAAGACGAGGATTTTCTTAGCGGACTGGCACAGCTGGATAAACGACAAGCTTGGCGGTGATCTGGAGGTTATCCAGAAGGTCGCGCTGAGCTACTTCAAGGAGGGCATGAAGCAGAGCATAAAGGTCATGGGCGGCGACCCGGACAAGGTCGAGTTCGTTCTGGCCAGCGAGATACTGGAGAAGGGTGACTACTGGCAGACCGTCATAGACATCTCCAAGAACGTTACTCTGGCAAGAATGATGCGCTCCATAACGATAATGGGCAGGCAGATGGGTGAAGCGATAGACTTCGCCAAGCTGATTTACCCGGCGATGCAGGTGGCTGATATTTACTACCAGGGTGTCACAATAGCCCACGCCGGAATGGACCAGAGAAAGGCCCACGTCATAGCCATCGAGGTGGCACAGAAGCTCAAGTACCACGCCCTTGAGTGGAAGGGGGAGAAGCTCAAACCGGTCGCTCTGCATCACCACCTCCTGCTCGGCCTTCAGGAACCGCCGGTCTGGCCGATAGAGAGCGAGGAGCAGTTCAAAGAGCTGAAGACCCAGATGAAGATGAGCAAGAGCAAGCCCTACTCGGCGGTCTTCATACACGACACGCCGGAGGAGATAAAGCAGAAGCTCAGGAAGGCCTTCTGCCCGGCCAGGGAGGTCAGGTACAACCCGGTTTTAGATTGGGCCGAGTACATAATCTTCCGCGAGGAGCCGACCGAATTCACAATACACAGGCCGGCCAAGTTCGGCGGCGACGTCACCTACACGACCATTGAGGAGCTCAAGAGGGACTTCGCGGAAGGAAAGCTCCACCCGCTCGATTTGAAGAACGCGGTGGCAGAATATCTCATCGAGCTCCTCAAGCCGGTCAGGGACTACTTCGAGAGGAATCCAGAGCCGCTTGAGCTAATGCGGGAGATAAAGATCACCCGCTGA